In Deltaproteobacteria bacterium, the genomic stretch GCCGTGGTAGGTGCACATGAAGGAGGTGGCGTTGCCCTGGTCGGCGCGGCACACGCGGTTGCCGCGGTGGCGGCACATGTTGAGGAACGCCCGGACGGTGCCGTCGGCGCCGCGGCACAGCAGCACGGGGTCCTCGCCCATGTAGGTGGCGAGGAAGTCGTTGGGGTTGGGGATCTGGCTCTCGTGGCCCAGGAACAGCCAGCAGCGCGCGAAGATGCGTTCCAGCTCCTGCTGGTAGATGTCCCTGGAGACGAAGATGCGGCGGTCCAGCAGCCCTTGTCGGGTGTCCACGAGATCGTTCATCGGGTTCATCCCACGCTCCCTAAAAGAAGATGCTCAGGTTGGGCGACTGCAGCACGGCCTGGTCGAGGACGATGGTGCGGCGGGCGATCTTCCACTGGTCGCCGACCTTGCGCAATACGTCGTCGCGCTCGCCGACGAACACGTCCCGGCTGTGCTCGAGCTGGGTGCGGTACACCATGAAATACGAACGCACCCTCAACTCCGAGTCGGACTCGCCGGGTTCCACCTGCACGTTGGTGACGAGGTGACGGGTGCGCGACGGCGGCACTTCCGACCAGGCCATGCCGGTGGCGAGACGGGCCACGCGAGTGCGCAGGGTTTCCTTGGATTCCTCGAAGAGCGCCAGCTCGCCGGGCTTGGAGACGGTGTCCGTGAGGTCGTCGCTCTCCCACGGATTGGTCCGTTCCGGCATCCAGTAGACGATGTCGTCGGTGAAGAGTTCCAGCCATTCCTCGAACGCGCGGTCGTCCAGCAGCCGCGCCTCGCGCACGAGGAAGTCGTTGATCTCATGCCACAGATCGTGATCGGTCACGTTGCCTCCGCCTTGTCGGGTTGCACCTTCCGCCGTTGCTTGCGGGGTCGTTACCAGTACCGGGTCTCCAGGTCGACGTCGGCCCAGTTCCCGGCATTCATCATCATCTCCCAGCGCGCGTAGAACGCGCGCAGGCGCCGGCCGCCGCCGATGGGCGGGCAGCGGTCCTCGTGTCCGAGATGGGCCTGGATGTTCTGCGGGTAGCGCCGGGCCACCACGCCGCGGGCGGTGTCGGTGCACTGGATCCAGTTGTTCATGTCGTCCTGCTCCAGGTTCCCGGACGGGCCGAAGGTCTGGGTGAGGTGCAGGCGCATGGCGGTCTTCACCTCGTCGGGCGCGTCCTTGTCCACGACGCAGTAGGACCAGATCTCGGTCTTGTCCGGCCCCTTGGGGTGCCACAGGCGGATCATGTGGCGGCTGAAGTTGGGCGACAGGTTGGGGAAGACGGTGGTGACCAGGCCGGGCCGTTCCGCCATGTCGGCGCCGACGCGCCGCACCAGCTCATCGAAGTGATCCTCGTGGTAGTCGCGGATGAGGCCCTCGGCGACGCGGGAGAGCGCGCGGTCCGTGTCGGGTCGGGCGTCGTCGTTGGTCTGCGGGTAGTAGCGTTTGTCCACGGGCACCCGGCGCACCGAGGCGTGGGTCACGGTGTGGTGGCCGTCGTCGCCGAAGAAGTTGTCCGCCGCGTACTTCCAATTCGCGTTCATGACCCATTTGTGCACGCCGCCGATGACCTCGGTGCCGCCGGCGCGGCGGTCGAACATGAAGTTCAGCTCCTGGTCCTGGCCGCCGAGATAGTCCAGCAGCGGCGGCGCCGCCGGGTCGAAGGTGGCGAAGACGAGGCTTCTGTGGGTGGCGACCTGGGCCACTTCCACGAGGCCCCACTGGGACATGTCCAGCTCGTTGCTGTAGATCTCCTTCATCCCGGGCACGCCGATGAGCTTGCCGTCGTTGCCGTAGCACCAGCCGTGGTAGGTGCACATGAAGGACGTGGCGTTGCCCCGGTCGGCGCGGCACACCCGGTTGCCCCGGTGACGGCACATGTTGAGGAACGCGCGGATGGTCCCGTCCCCGCCCCGGCACAGCAGCAC encodes the following:
- a CDS encoding 3-phenylpropionate/cinnamic acid dioxygenase subunit beta, translating into MTDHDLWHEINDFLVREARLLDDRAFEEWLELFTDDIVYWMPERTNPWESDDLTDTVSKPGELALFEESKETLRTRVARLATGMAWSEVPPSRTRHLVTNVQVEPGESDSELRVRSYFMVYRTQLEHSRDVFVGERDDVLRKVGDQWKIARRTIVLDQAVLQSPNLSIFF
- a CDS encoding aromatic ring-hydroxylating dioxygenase subunit alpha, which translates into the protein MNEFVDTRQGLLDRQVFFSRDIYEQEMERIFARCWLFLGHESQIPNPNDFLATYMGEDPVLLCRGGDGTIRAFLNMCRHRGNRVCRADRGNATSFMCTYHGWCYGNDGKLIGVPGMKEIYSNELDMSQWGLVEVAQVATHRSLVFATFDPAAPPLLDYLGGQDQELNFMFDRRAGGTEVIGGVHKWVMNANWKYAADNFFGDDGHHTVTHASVRRVPVDKRYYPQTNDDARPDTDRALSRVAEGLIRDYHEDHFDELVRRVGADMAERPGLVTTVFPNLSPNFSRHMIRLWHPKGPDKTEIWSYCVVDKDAPDEVKTAMRLHLTQTFGPSGNLEQDDMNNWIQCTDTARGVVARRYPQNIQAHLGHEDRCPPIGGGRRLRAFYARWEMMMNAGNWADVDLETRYW